From a single Pochonia chlamydosporia 170 chromosome Unknown PCv3seq00010, whole genome shotgun sequence genomic region:
- a CDS encoding polyketide synthase (similar to Chaetomium globosum CBS 148.51 XP_001219763.1) has product MSPSIEVGQGELQLIAFGDLAGSECLEPLQRLLHLKQNAELEDFFLKVTFRLRQYLGTLQSSHRELVPRFTTLLDLVSSWEGAPGQPALHLFLLSVLQCGQFIHYYGGNGGRAYPSAADACILGNCAGKFAAAAASCSRSISQFISLAVEATLTAFRTGLRSQLVGEILYGRQGDSKIWSVLVSPMADASIEELLDLFKDSTKTARSHERLWIGAKAPAGVTALSGKPSSLSDFVNANKKSLRAKTLKVSSPYHAPHLFSAIDVDEIMEGVSVDMLVATAPRITMLPPSTSDTNNDFIGRLQEAVHGVLREQLDLGLMIESCGRHLAQTGHHRCRLITIAYDTTSALCTTLSNSFGIQVEVEDASRLFSSVPSLAGRCEKSKIAIIGYSGRFPSAESNEAYWELLRAGRDVHQEIPSDRFNWRTHYDESGKQRNTSRIKHGCFIDSPGQFDARFFGMSPREAENTDPAQRLAILTTYEAMEMAGFVRNRTPSTQEDRVGVFFGATSDGWRDINAAQDVGTYFVPGGNRAFATGRISYFFRLTGPSLVVDTACSSSLSAIQIACSYLWSGQCDTAVAGGTNILTNPNQFAGLDRGHFLSTTGNCNAFDDGADGYCRADGVGSVILKRLEDAEADNDPILGVIVGTNTNHCGHTDSITRPNEKDQAKLFQQILRRANYNPLDVSVIEMHGTGTQAGDAAEMSSVLSAFVPGRERTETHPARPLYIGSAKANVGHSESASGVISLIKLLLMLKHNEIPPHCGIKTKLNRNYPLDLTERGIRIASEPTSWTRGPRSLKRIAFLNNFSAAGGNTALLLEEGPRKPEALHDSRYSCGYLVAITAKSPKSLLGNARSLAAWVQRNPETALSDLSYTTTARRMHHNYRMMLSVENMPSLLDRLKSLVTQEPAALSPIPSPSKKPSVIFTFTGQGSLYIGMGKELFGAYSSFCDDILRLEQLAQSYGFPQFVGLIDGSVDDDIHSISAVTSHLALLCVQIALVKLLDRWGIKPSAVVGHSLGEYAALYAAKVISAGDAVYLVGKRALLLEKHCQRNTHGMLIVKGCRIATEELLKSSGQSFELACANHPTVHVVAGPMEDMPDVMTVADKKGIKTVKLDIPFAFHSSQVDPMLPEFTNAARQAGITFDAPAIPVISPLLGSVVPKDEENVFNISYLVQASRHFLDFTTALTKARKYYPTGTTIWLEVGAHPLCGTMIKQTLGAEEAVLTTLRENVSGYRTMMRSIESLYLAGMDIDWNEYQRELPGEKKVLELPHYSWDLKNYWIDYRNDFCVNLAAGGEKPESRDEIAMHKYISSVAQRVIEEVHEQDTSSMTVESDIFHAELLPILRGHVVNGACLCSSSLYAEIAFTLGDYLLRIRKLSSDNTRLELYDLNIDQPLIAKNGVTSHLFRINVKADWTANSLDFVIFSVIDSGTHTIPHAKLSVRVVSNQRWLSDWNRNAYLVKSRIKSLESGDTSQKLRRRMAYKLFATLVDYSDEFKGMSEVLLDSDDLEAVSTVQFQVDQERGGLGVDARWIDSLAQVSGFIMNANDSMNNKDQVFINHGWEKLRFAENFSASKSYRAYCRMQLVEKTTFFVGMRRQVLQHLLSSKDDELRSNLRKSTPMKFVSEAPPRVPHIQQNGSEVRSSLDEIARPKGTYSSHILDIISQETGLAMKDLQLESSLVDLGIDSLLSLTISSRIRSELDLDISSTTLMECSNISEVRRLICHDDASTSSSATDSDNRLNTGMAQPAESFVSSSTETDDSDISESDQIRRHLWDIVAEETATAVYDLLPSTSVAGMGIDSLLSISIRARLSEKFNVYISSFSIMNCETLLDLELLLHESLGVERASWPRGSLNHNSTIHTADDTIIYHPELVPALTSCPSVTTEAPQATSVCLSGPSSTAKLIMILFPDGSGSAASYANLPSKLPGGVVLYGLNCPWRKCGLDLIRSKVTVPQMVARQVVEVRRILQNHRSQGWTNCEKGIPNLVLGGWSAGGVLAFEAIRQLADEGIFVQKLLLLDSPNPIGLRPPSQKMSRFIEALGRFGGRSGKAPDWLLEHFDGMAAVLNTYSPSPLPADLVLDALQVYARKGAWYAYPDPEMELQADHHSEINWLLRDRTDFTGDGWKKLVGSERFSVKVMDDVDHFTLLGSGKEAAKLGPLLADFLARESNPAVAGSLY; this is encoded by the exons ATGAGTCCCTCGATAGAGGTCGGGCAGGGAGAGCTGCAGCTTATCGCGTTTGGCGATCTAGCAGGCTCAGAGTGCCTGGAACCTCTGCAAAGGCTGCTGCATTTGAAACAAAATGCCGAGCTTGAAGACTTCTTTTTGAAGGTTACCTTTCGTCTTCGGCAATACCTGGGAACACTCCAGTCTTCACATAGAGAGCTTGTCCCCAGATTCACAACACTACTTGACCTCGTGTCAAGTTGGGAAGGGGCTCCAGGTCAACCAGCTTTGCACCTCTTCTTGCTAAGTGTATTACAATGTGGCCAGTTCATTCA TTATTACGGCGGAAATGGAGGAAGGGCGTACCCGTCGGCGGCTGATGCCTGCATACTGGGCAACTGTGCAGGGAAATTTGCAGCTGCGGCTGCTAGCTGTTCCCGTTCAATATCACAATTTATTTCGCTGGCAGTAGAAGCTACCTTGACTGCCTTCAGAACTGGCCTGAGATCACAGCTGGTTGGAGAAATTCTATATGGAAGGCAAGGTGATTCAAAGATATGGTCTGTCTTGGTTTCGCCAATGGCCGACGCTTCCATAGAAGAgttgttggacttgtttAAGGATTCTACCAAG ACAGCAAGGAGTCATGAAAGACTATGGATCGGCGCCAAAGCTCCAGCTGGAGTCACGGCACTGAGCGGCAAACCATCTTCCCTATCAGAttttgtcaacgccaacaaaAAGAGTTTGAGAGCCAAGACGCTGAAAGTTTCTTCACCATATCATGCACCTCATTTATTCAGTgccattgatgttgatgagattaTGGAAGGGGTTTCAGTAGACATGTTGGTCGCAACAGCACCACGTATCACGATGTTGCCGCCTTCAACGTCAGACACGAACAATGACTTCATTGGACGCCTTCAAGAAGCAGTTCATGGCGTATTGAGAGAGCAGCTGGACCTAGGTTTGATGATTGAATCCTGCGGTAGGCATCTCGCCCAAACAGGGCATCATAGATGCCGACTGATAACGATCGCATATGACACCACGTCCGCCCTCTGCACAACATTGTCCAATAGTTTTGGAATTCAGGTGGAAGTTGAGGACGCATCAAGACTTTTTTCTTCTGTGCCTTCGCTTGCTGGCCGGTGTGAGAAATCGAAGATCGCTATCATCGGGTATTCCGGACGATTCCCGTCGGCAGAGTCCAATGAAGCATATTGGGAGCTTCTCCGCGCTGGTCGCGATGTACATCAGGAGATTCCAAGTGATCGCTTCAATTGGCGCACACATTACGATGAGAGCGGTAAGCAACGCAACACAAGTCGAATCAAGCACGGGTGCTTCATAGATTCCCCTGGCCAGTTTGATGCTCGCTTCTTCGGCATGTCGCCCCGGGAAGCTGAGAATACAGATCCAGCACAACGATTAGCTATCTTGACAACATACGAAGCAATGGAGATGGCAGGCTTTGTCCGAAACAGGACTCCTAGTACGCAAGAAGATAGAGTTGGAGTTTTCTTCGGGGCGACCAGTGATGGTTGGCGGGATATCAACGCAGCGCAAGATGTTGGTACCTACTTTGTTCCAGGTGGAAACAGAGCATTCGCAACCGGGAGAATCAGCTATTTCTTCCGGTTGACAGgaccaagtctggtggttgataCTGCGTGCTCTTCCAGTCTTTCTGCTATCCAAATAGCCTGCAGCTATTTATGGAGCGGGCAATGTGACACAGCAGTCGCTGGTGGAACGAATATATTaaccaacccaaaccaaTTTGCCGGGCTAGACAGAGGTCACTTCCTTTCAACAACTGGAAATTGCAATGCATTTGATGACGGAGCAGATGGATACTGCAGGGCTGATGGTGTTGGTAGCGTGATATTGAAACGACTCGAGGACGCAGAAGCAGACAATGATCCAATCCTGGGAGTAATTGTTGGCACGAATACCAACCACTGTGGACATACTGACAGCATCACTCGACCGAATGAGAAAGACCAGGCCAAACTCTTTCAGCAAATACTTCGACGAGCAAACTACAATCCTCTGGATGTCAGCGTAATAGAGATGCATGGAACAGGGACCCAGGCAGGCGACGCTGCAGAAATGAGCTCTGTCCTGTCAGCCTTCGTGCCTGGGCGAGAACGAACTGAAACTCACCCAGCTCGGCCGCTATACATTGGCTCAGCCAAGGCAAATGTCGGGCATTCTGAATCTGCTTCTGGCGTCATATCACTGATCAAGCTACTTCTCATGCTCAAGCATAACGAGATACCACCACATTGCGGTATTAAAACGAAACTCAACAGAAATTATCcattggacttgacggaaCGCGGTATACGTATCGCATCTGAACCTACGTCCTGGACTAGAGGCCCAAGGAGTCTGAAGAGAATAGCGTTCCTTAACAATTTCAgtgctgctggtggaaaCACGGCATTACTACTGGAGGAAGGACCAAGAAAGCCCGAGGCGCTCCATGACAGTAGGTACAGTTGTGGTTATCTTGTTGCCATCACAGCGAAATCGCCGAAATCCCTACTTGGAAACGCCCGGTCGCTTGCAGCATGGGTACAGAGAAACCCAGAAACAGCTCTCTCCGACCTCTCCTATACAACCACAGCAAGACGAATGCACCATAATTACCGAATGATGCTATCTGTCGAAAACATGCCCTCTTTGCTTGACCGCCTGAAATCTCTTGTCACTCAGGAGCCTGCAGCTCTCAGTCCCATTCCGAGTCCGAGCAAGAAACCGTCCGTTATATTTACCTTCactggccaaggaagctTATACATTGGTATGGGAAAAGAGCTTTTTGGAGCTTATTCTTCGTTTTGCGACGACATTCTCCGTCTTGAGCAGCTCGCTCAGAGCTACGGGTTCCCGCAGTTTGTTGGTCTCATTGATGGATCAGTGGACGATGATATCCACAGCATCAGTGCCGTTACATCTCACCTGGCGCTTCTGTGTGTCCAAATTGCACTTGTGAAGCTCCTTGACAGATGGGGAATCAAACCCAGTGCGGTAGTTGGCCACAGCCTTGGCGAGTATGCTGCCCTATACGCCGCGAAGGTGATCAGTGCTGGCGATGCCGTATATTTGGTGGGAAAGCGGGCCTTGTTGCTAGAAAAGCATTGCCAACGAAACACACACGGAATGCTTATCGTCAAAGGGTGTCGGATAGCTACTGAGGAACTGCTGAAATCTTCTGGTCAGAGCTTTGAGCTGGCTTGTGCAAACCATCCTACTGTACATGTAGTGGCAGGGCCCATGGAGGACATGCCTGACGTGATGACTGTGGCTGATAAGAAGGGCATCAAAACGGTCAAGCTGGACATTCCATTTGCCTTCcattcaagtcaagttgatcCAATGTTGCCAGAGTTCACGAATGCGGCAAGACAAGCAGGCATCACCTTCGATGCTCCCGCGATACCTGTCATTTCGCCACTATTAGGATCAGTTGTCCCAAAGGATGAGGAGAATGTCTTCAACATATCGTATCTTGTTCAAGCCAGTCGACACTTCTTGGACTTCACCACAGCACTAACAAAGGCACGGAAGTACTACCCGACGGGGACTACAATCTGGCTTGAGGTGGGAGCCCATCCACTCTGTGGTACCATGATCAAGCAGACGCTCGGAGCCGAAGAGGCAGTCCTTACTACGTTGCGAGAGAATGTCAGTGGATACAGGACCATGATGAGGTCCATCGAGTCGCTATACCTGGCGGGCATGGACATTGACTGGAACGAGTATCAGCGTGAGCTTCCTGGCGAGAAAAAGGTTCTCGAGCTTCCTCACTACTCGTGGGATCTCAAGAACTACTGGATCGATTACAGAAATGACTTTTGTGTCAACCTCGCTGCGGGTGGAGAGAAGCCAGAGAGTAGGGACGAGATTGCGATGCACAAGTACATATCCTCAGTCGCCCAAAGGGTGATCGAAGAGGTTCATGAGCAGGATACCTCGTCAATGACGGTGGAGTCTGACATTTTCCACGCCGAGCTGTTGCCGATCTTACGTGGTCATGTCGTAAATGGTGCATGTTTGTGCTCTTCT TCACTCTATGCAGAAATTGCCTTTACTTTGGGGGACTACTTACTGCGCATACGAAAGCTTTCCTCAGACAACACACGCCTGGAGCTATACGATCTAAACATTGACCAACCACTTATTGCGAAGAACGGAGTAACCTCTCACCTGTTCAGAATCAATGTGAAGGCTGATTGGACTGCCAACTCGCTCGATTTTGTAATTTTCAGCGTTATCGACTCTGGCACGCACACGATCCCCCATGCCAAATTGAGCGTTCGAGTAGTCTCGAATCAAAGATGGCTTTCGGATTGGAACCGCAATGCCTAcctcgtcaagtcaaggaTCAAGTCGTTAGAGTCAGGGGATACTAGCCAGAAATTGCGGCGACGTATGGCGTACAAACTTTTCGCTACACTGGTCGATTACAGCGACGAGTTCAAGGGCATGTCCGAGGTGCTTCTAGACAGCGACGATCTAGAAGCGGTGTCAACTGTGCAGTTCCAAGTTGATCAGGAACGAGGAGGGTTGGGTGTCGATGCCAGATGGATTGATAGCTTGGCTCAGGTTTCCGGTTTCATTATGAACGCCAATGATTCCATGAACAACAAAGACCAAGTATTCATCAACCATGGCTGGGAGAAGCTGCGGTTCGCCGAGAATTTTAGTGCCTCGAAATCATATCGAGCGTATTGTAGAATGCAGCTTGTCGAAAAGACAACATTT TTTGTTGGAATGCGGCGTCAGGTTCTCCAGCATCTTTTGTCTTCGAAAGATGATGAATTGAGATCCAATCTAAGGAAAAGCACACCAATGAAATTCGTCTCGGAAGCTCCTCCCCGCGTCCCTCACATTCAACAGAATGGCTCTGAGGTTAGGAGCAGCCTTGATGAGATTGCGAGACCTAAAGGGACTTACAGTAGTCACATCTTGGACATCATTTCGCAAGAAACTGGCTTAGCGATGAAAGATTTACAGCTCGAATCAAGTCTCGTTGACTTGGGGATTGACTCTCTGTTATCTCTGACCATCTCATCTCGCATTCGGAGCGAGCTTGATTTGGATATTTCTTCGACAACACTAATGGAGTGCAGCAACATTAGTGAGGTGCGACGATTAATTTGCCACGACGATGCCTCTACGTCTTCATCCGCAACGGATTCCGACAATCGCCTCAACACTGGGATGGCCCAACCAGCGGAAAGCTTCGTTTCGTCCTCAACCGAGACGGATGATTCCGACATATCAGAATCCGATCAGATTCGACGACACCTGTGGGACATTGTCGCGGAGGAAACCGCTACGGCAGTGTACGATCTCTTGCCATCTACTTCTGTGGCAGGCATGGGTATTGACTCTCTTCTGTCCATATCAATCAGGGCTCGCTTGTCAGAAAAGTTCAATGTTTACATAtcgagcttctccatcatgaaTTGCGAGACTCTTCTCGATCTGGAACTTCTGCTGCACGAGAGTCTAGGCGTTGAAAGAGCCTCTTGGCCTCGAGGCTCCTTAAACCACAACTCCACCATTCACACTGCAGATGACACCATCATCTACCATCCGGAACTTGTACCTGCTCTGACATCCTGCCCGTCCGTGACGACGGAGGCCCCTCAAGCTACATCTGTATGTCTGAGTGGCCCATCGAGCACGGCCAAACTGATCATGATTCTTTTCCCGGACGGGTCGGGATCTGCCGCCTCGTATGCCAATCTCCCGTCGAAGCTTCCAGGGGGGGTGGTGTTGTACGGTCTGAATTGTCCCTGGCGCAAATGCGGTCTCGACTTGATTCGCTCCAAGGTCACTGTCCCTCAAATGGTGGCCAGGCAAGTCGTCGAAGTTCGCCGCATCCTCCAAAATCACCGATCGCAAGGTTGGACGAACTGTGAGAAGGGTATTCCCAACTTGGTACTGGGCGGTTGGTCGGCAGGAGGTGTGCTCGCCTTTGAAGCTATTCGGCAACTTGCTGATGAAGGAATTTTCGTTCAGAAACTTCTATTACTAGATTCTCCAAACCCAATTGGACTGCGGCCACCTTCACAAAAGATGTCTCGCTTCATAGAAGCCTTGGGCAGATTCGGAGGGCGTTCTGGGAAAGCGCCAGACTGGTTGCTCGAGCACTTTGATGGCATGGCTGCAGTCCTGAACACATactcaccatcaccgctTCCAGCCGACCTTGTGTTGGATGCTTTACAAGTGTATGCACGAAAAGGTGCCTGGTATGCGTATCCTGATCCGGAGATGGAACTCCAGGCCGATCATCATAGCGAGATCAATTGGCTGCTTCGCGATCGTACGGATTTCACTGGCGATGGTTGGAAAAAGTTGGTAGGATCGGAAAGGTTTTCTGTCAAAGtgatggatgatgttgaccACTTCACACTTTTAGGAAGTGgcaaagaagcagccaagctgGGACCATTGCTTGCTGACTTCTTAGCGCGGGAGAGTAACCCAGCCGTGGCTGGATCATTATATTGA
- a CDS encoding pyridoxal phosphate-dependent transferase, major domain-containing protein (similar to Metarhizium robertsii ARSEF 23 XP_007825269.1), with the protein MNESISHRGRELIRALDLPWRWAPRGTYSPDENPDGLVTFATAENPLVHQELEDFNRDRVSIPQAAFTYKYSTAGGVELPVLLAQHLNEHFKPSRPLDGSEIRITGAATAMHEILGWAVGDPGDAIMTSKPVYGRLELDFGNKAGLKMVYADMTWQDAFDPGVVDAFEKTLAASRVGGVNIRALLIVNPNNPVGRCYPRQTLTEIMKFCQRHQIHLISDEVYASSVFRDELPPFTSVLSIAPGIIDDQLLHVTYGFSKDLGAAGLRIGCVVTRNPFILKVVQMTTRFHNPSGASVAIVSAMLEDRDWYNAFLASSRFKIAVAYEFMTTGLLNLGIDFVPANAGFFVYVDLSPYLVQGTVDPEFDLSQRLLDGGVFLHPKEEHGEVGWYRMVYTQEPRIVAEGLRR; encoded by the exons ATGAACGAATCAATCTCCCACCGAGGACGTGAGCTGATTCGTGCTCTCGATTTACCGTGGCGATGGGCTCCAAGAGGGACCTATTCACCTGACGAGAACCCAGACGGGCTAGTAACCTTTGCTACTGCTGAGAAT CCTCTCGTTCACCAGGAACTGGAGGACTTTAATCGTGACAGG GTTTCAATACCCCAAGCTGCATTCACCTACAAGTACAGTACGGCTGGCGGAGTGGAACTGCCCGTGCTTCTAGCCCAGCATCTAAATGAGCATTTTAAGCCTTCTCGACCGTTAGATGGCAGCGAAATCCGAATCACTGGCGCGGCAACTGCCATGCACGAAATCTTAGGCTGGGCTGTAGGAGATCCCGGCGATGCTATCATGACTTCCAAGCCCGTCTATGGCCGGCTGGAACTCGATTTCGGAAACAAAGCTGGTCTGAAAATGGTTTACGCCGACATGACCTGGCAGGATGCCTTTGATCCGGGAGTTGTCGATGCCTTTGAGAAAACATTGGCTGCCTCTCGCGTCGGTGGAGTAAACATACGAGCCCTTCTCATCGTCAATCCCAACAATCCAGTCGGACGTTGCTACCCAAGGCAAACGCTTACGGAGATTATGAAGTTTTGTCAAAGGCACCAAATCCATTTGATCAGCGACGAAGTCTATGCATCATCAGTGTTCAGGGACGAACTTCCACCCTTCACTTCTGTGTTATCGATCGCGCCGGGAATCATTGATGATCAACTACTGCATGTGACCTACGGCTTTAGCAAAGACCTTGGGGCGGCTGGATTGCGTATCGGTTGTGTTGTCACGCGAAATCCTTTCATATTAAAGGTAGTCCAGATGACAACTCGCTTTCACAACCCTTCGGGTGCTTCTGTAGCCATTGTGAGCGCAATGTTGGAAGACCGAGACTGGTACAACGCATTCCTGGCTAGCTCTCGGTTCAAGATAGCAGTGGCCTACGAATTTATGACAACAGGGTTACTGAACCTGGGTATAGACTTTGTGCCGGCTAATGCTGGTTTCTTTGTATATGTTGACTTGTCTCCATACCTGGTTCAAGGTACCGTAGACCCTGAGTTTGACCTCTCCCAGAGACTTTTGGACGGGGGCGTCTTCTTACATCCGAAGGAGGAGCACGGTGAGGTGGGTTGGTATAGAATGGTCTATACTCAGGAGCCAAGGATTGTGGCTGAAGGATTACGACGGTAG
- a CDS encoding dicarboxylic amino acid permease (similar to Aspergillus terreus NIH2624 XP_001218343.1) has translation MPDTKIGTQPSATQHEDIDIELTEKNASLEDTSGHMLQKRLETRHMTMIALGGAMGTGLLIGTGSALASSGPAGVLIDYIIVGCIVFVIMTALGEMVSYMPLTQGFGGYATRFVDPALGFATGYTYCFKYMIGTANQLSAFALVMKYWVGNSVNPAVFITVALVGIILINIVNVRTFGEVEFWLSILKVLTMVGIILLLFILAVGGGPSGDRPGFRYWRDPGPFAEFKAKGDAGRFLGVWSAMVTAVYAFTGTELVAVTAGESKNPRLSMPRAVRLSFYRIFFFYVLSVFFLGMVIPYNSKALAFAIKAEKSAAASPFVVAVKLAGVRGLDHVINGCIVLFVLSAANSDLYISSRGLYGIAVDKKGPKFLARTTRNGVPWVSVIVCILACGLAYMSVAQSGAKVFGYLTSCVTVFGLLVWMSILLCHIGFRRAQSVQGVDPAYVAYRAPFGIMGSYIALAFLTVLIITKGAELFVGDEFDYKKFILGYIGLPIYLAMYLGYKFVTKTSYVRAADADLITGVPAITVAEEKARYDARQKEREEARPHGSWGRKLYALVSWLF, from the exons ATGCCCGACACTAAGATCGGCACTCAGCCGAGTGCCACTCAGCACGAGGACATTGACATCGAACTGACAGAAAAAAATGCCAGTCTTGAAGACACGTCGGGGCATATGCTCCAAAAGAGACTGGAAACTCGCCACATGACCATGATTGCTCTTGGTGGCGCGATGGGAACGGGTTTACTCATTGGAAC AGGCTCTGCCCTAGCTTCGTCAGGCCCTGCCGGAGTACTTATAGACTACATAATTGTAGGCTGCATTGTTTTTGTCATCATGACCGCTCTGGGCGAGATGGTCTCCTACATGCCCTTGACGCAAGGATTCGGCGGCTACGCCACGCGCTTCGTCGACCCGGCACTTGGCTTCGCAACAGGCTACACGTATTGCTTCAAATACATGATTGGTACGGCTAATCAGCTGTCCGCATTTGCTCTGGTAATGAAGTATTGGGTTGGCAACAGCGTCAACCCAgccgtcttcatcactgTTGCCCTCGTTGGGATCATTCTTAtcaacatcgtcaacgtACGGACATTCGGCGAAGTGGAGTTTTGGCTATCGATACTCAAAGTGCTTACCATGGTAGGCATTATCCTCCTACTTTTCATTCTTGCCGTCGGTGGTGGTCCGTCTGGTGATCGACCAGGCTTTCGATACTGGCGCGATCCCGGCCCATTCGCGGAGTTCAAGGCAAAAGGAGACGCTGGCCGCTTTCTgggggtctggtctgccaTGGTAACTGCCGTTTATGCATTCACAGGCACTGAGCTTGTGGCCGTTACGGCTGGCGAGTCCAAGAATCCCCGCCTGAGCATGCCACGAGCTGTTCGCTTGAGCTTTTATCGCATCTTTTTCTTCTACGTTCTGTctgtcttcttccttggcatGGTGATCCCCTACAATTCCAAGGCGCTTGCATTCGCGATTAAGGCTGAAAAATCTGCCGCCGCCTCGCCTTTCGTTGTAGCTGTCAAGCTCGCTGGCGTCAGGGGTCTTGACCATGTCATCAACGGGTGCATAGTTCTCTTCGTTCTTTCGGCAGCCAACTCGGACCTTTACATCTCTTCTCGAGGACTATACGGTATTGCAGTAGATAAAAAAGGTCCTAAATTTCTTGCTCGCACAACTCGAAACGGGGTGCCTTGGGTGTCTGTCATAGTTTGCATACTGGCATGTGGCCTGGCATACATGTCCGTTGCACAGAGCGGTGCCAAAGTCTTCGGCTACCTTACAAGCTGCGTAACTGTTTTCG GTCTTTTGGTTTGGATGTCTATTTTGCTATGCCACATCGGGTTCCGTCGGGCTCAGTCTGTTCAAGGAGTCGATCCTGCCTATGTTGCTTACAGAGCGCCGTTTGGCATAATGGGATCATACATTGCCCTGGCATTCCTTACAGTCCTTATAATCACCAAAGGAGCTGAACtctttgttggtgatgagttTGACTATAAGAAATTTATCCTGGGCTACATTGGCCTCCCGATTTACTTGGCTATGTACTTGGGTTACAAGTTCGTCACCAAGACTTCATACGTGAGAGCAGCGGATGCTGATCTTATCACCGGTGTCCCCGCGATTACTGTCGCAGAGGAAAAGGCTAGATATGATGCTCGCCAGAAAGAGCGGGAGGAGGCCAGACCTCATGGCAGTTGGGGCCGCAAGTTGTATGCGCTTGTTTCGTGGTTGTTCTAA